Proteins from a genomic interval of Paenibacillus sp. FSL H8-0048:
- a CDS encoding phage tail protein, producing the protein MSKTDGYSYVEYLPRVFQQKSGEPDEQFFLGRFLKAFEAMLSGNTGTAGAESVGMEALLDGLHQYFDPQTAPSQFLPWLASWVGLQLAEGVEYDGEQDNLERTLAPAQILPLADTRSTVNRKLISSIVQLYKKRGTLGGLAEYLQVHAGEEAAIRIYSYEEPVRLGNARRIGVNTMVGAAEPSYFTVHIILPAYSRSLLQQKVRNLQEVIRKERPFYTNSSLNIEVPSMRLGVYGRVGMETLVGGMTEQ; encoded by the coding sequence ATGAGCAAGACAGACGGGTACAGTTATGTCGAGTATCTCCCCCGGGTGTTCCAGCAGAAATCGGGGGAGCCGGATGAACAGTTTTTTCTGGGACGGTTCCTGAAGGCCTTCGAAGCCATGCTCTCCGGCAATACGGGGACGGCAGGCGCGGAATCTGTGGGCATGGAGGCTTTGCTGGACGGATTGCATCAATATTTCGATCCGCAGACGGCTCCCTCACAGTTTCTACCCTGGCTTGCAAGCTGGGTGGGTCTCCAGTTGGCCGAAGGCGTAGAGTATGACGGCGAGCAGGATAATCTGGAGCGCACGCTTGCACCTGCGCAGATTCTTCCGCTTGCGGACACCCGCAGCACCGTTAACCGCAAGCTGATCAGCAGCATCGTCCAGCTCTATAAGAAACGCGGAACCCTGGGCGGTCTGGCTGAATATTTGCAGGTTCACGCCGGTGAAGAGGCGGCCATCCGTATCTATAGCTACGAGGAGCCTGTCCGTCTCGGTAATGCCCGGCGTATAGGCGTCAATACGATGGTCGGGGCGGCCGAGCCGAGCTACTTCACCGTCCATATCATCCTCCCGGCATACAGCCGGAGCCTGCTGCAGCAGAAGGTGCGGAATCTGCAGGAGGTAATCCGGAAGGAGCGGCCCTTTTACACCAACTCCAGCTTGAATATTGAAGTCCCGTCTATGCGTCTGGGTGTCTATGGGCGTGTGGGGATGGAGACCTTAGTCGGGGGTATGACAGAGCAATAG